A genomic segment from Haloplanus salinus encodes:
- a CDS encoding DUF790 family protein, with amino-acid sequence MLTADLARSRTTDEMTTPLFIDPDEERYRKTARELLQLFEAHLGEPKGDLEDAIDELTVADTDYKIVQGLAKLLKDESEFEVVASIEPREIRQQLFEKANERYPIVRQPTLGEDTQKLEVYSAVADDLGLSLEECYRGMYADLEDNKRLVRIGTRTADQYASDDNASTSTTNLTGSSDAEYEHTDLTVDWLLTRYNLALAQAVLYDATEMRIRVWDHFGTVFSYVKLFGLMHRIYPIDADGERVPSTDQAAGYEAVLDGPASLFSQSQKYGIRMANFLPALPLCDRWEMTATILVDETSGETRQFEMDHTKGLDSHYSAGNRFDSDVERTLANKWERANTEWELVREDDIFDLGAEVMIPDFAIEHPDGRRVIFEIVGFWTPEYLNEKLAKIRGADLDHLLVAVSERLECSADDFEEARDRVLWFKSGIHVYDVVELAETHAIDGRAPDQQH; translated from the coding sequence ATGCTGACGGCTGACCTCGCACGCTCGCGCACGACCGACGAGATGACTACGCCGCTGTTCATCGATCCCGACGAGGAGCGCTACCGAAAGACTGCTCGGGAATTGCTCCAGTTGTTTGAGGCCCATCTCGGCGAACCGAAAGGCGATCTTGAGGACGCGATTGACGAGTTGACTGTCGCGGATACCGACTACAAGATCGTTCAGGGGCTTGCGAAGCTCCTCAAAGACGAGTCCGAATTCGAGGTCGTGGCCTCCATCGAACCGCGAGAGATCCGCCAGCAACTCTTCGAGAAAGCTAACGAGCGCTATCCGATCGTCCGCCAGCCCACCCTCGGCGAGGACACACAGAAACTGGAGGTGTATAGCGCGGTCGCCGACGACCTCGGACTGTCGCTCGAAGAGTGTTATCGCGGGATGTACGCCGATCTCGAGGACAACAAGCGACTCGTCCGAATCGGGACGCGGACGGCCGACCAGTACGCCAGTGATGATAATGCATCGACGTCGACGACCAACCTGACCGGCAGCAGCGACGCGGAGTACGAACACACGGATCTCACCGTGGACTGGTTGTTGACCCGGTACAATCTCGCGCTGGCCCAAGCGGTGCTCTACGATGCGACGGAGATGCGAATTCGCGTCTGGGATCACTTTGGGACGGTGTTCAGCTACGTGAAGCTGTTCGGGTTGATGCACCGGATCTATCCGATCGACGCCGACGGTGAACGCGTCCCGAGTACCGACCAGGCTGCCGGCTACGAGGCCGTGCTGGACGGGCCCGCGTCGCTGTTCTCCCAATCGCAGAAGTACGGGATTCGCATGGCGAACTTCCTGCCGGCGTTGCCCCTCTGTGACCGGTGGGAGATGACCGCGACGATTCTTGTCGACGAAACCTCCGGTGAGACACGTCAGTTCGAGATGGACCATACAAAGGGGCTTGACTCACACTACAGCGCTGGCAACCGCTTCGATAGCGACGTCGAGCGGACGCTCGCCAACAAGTGGGAGCGAGCGAATACGGAGTGGGAACTTGTCAGAGAAGACGATATCTTCGATCTCGGTGCCGAAGTGATGATCCCCGACTTCGCGATCGAACATCCGGATGGACGACGAGTAATCTTCGAAATTGTGGGCTTCTGGACACCCGAGTACCTCAACGAGAAGCTGGCGAAAATTCGAGGGGCCGATCTCGACCACTTGCTTGTCGCAGTGTCGGAGCGGTTAGAGTGCTCAGCGGACGATTTTGAGGAGGCGAGAGACCGTGTTCTCTGGTTCAAATCAGGGATTCATGTCTACGATGTGGTGGAGTTGGCAGAGACGCACGCCATCGACGGACGCGCCCCTGATCAGCAACACTGA
- a CDS encoding ArsR family transcriptional regulator translates to MSRPDASTFTPAKDTTGLDPIEALGALDDTTRANIIGTIVGHPKGAPSKKELEYYNPSVAASTLTDHLTHLEEVGLIEVVERDREGLERGQPYRFFQLTDAARELFDRNNLFESDAYRAMFAEVEKTDEIEAAEAVERPDGRSPN, encoded by the coding sequence ATGTCCCGGCCCGACGCTTCCACGTTCACCCCCGCGAAGGACACAACCGGCCTTGACCCGATCGAAGCGCTGGGTGCTCTCGATGACACGACTCGCGCGAACATCATCGGGACGATCGTCGGCCATCCCAAGGGTGCGCCCTCAAAGAAGGAACTCGAATACTACAACCCGAGCGTCGCTGCCTCGACGCTCACCGACCACCTCACCCATCTGGAAGAGGTCGGGCTGATCGAAGTCGTGGAACGCGACCGGGAGGGTCTCGAACGGGGCCAGCCGTACCGCTTCTTCCAGCTCACCGACGCTGCCCGCGAGTTGTTCGACCGGAACAACCTCTTTGAGTCTGACGCGTATCGAGCGATGTTCGCCGAAGTCGAGAAAACGGATGAAATCGAGGCCGCCGAAGCCGTCGAGCGGCCGGACGGACGGAGCCCAAATTAA
- a CDS encoding amphi-Trp domain-containing protein, protein MGELETEAEKTRSEIASYLRELAEQLDGEGAVTLELGGKQVQLDPTDPVTFKLEGESDWSEGDTEAKQSIEFELVWWCEAQTAEEGALDITTEGQ, encoded by the coding sequence ATGGGAGAACTCGAAACTGAAGCCGAGAAAACGCGGTCCGAAATTGCATCGTACCTTCGCGAACTGGCCGAGCAACTCGACGGCGAAGGCGCCGTGACGCTCGAACTCGGCGGGAAGCAGGTTCAGTTGGACCCGACGGACCCGGTGACGTTCAAGCTGGAAGGCGAGTCAGACTGGTCCGAAGGGGATACCGAGGCAAAACAGAGTATCGAGTTTGAGTTAGTCTGGTGGTGTGAGGCACAGACAGCAGAAGAAGGAGCATTGGATATCACTACTGAAGGCCAGTAG
- a CDS encoding McrB family protein, with protein sequence MVNVVSVGEFDLDEGALHAAADTYLDFRSTEEDQGTQNRDLLDSVHSWVNQHDLTADTISEYTSELREATEDDHSTLSEGDFDDLEAKAADDAGTFVEDLVALFEDESSLEDRIERFRTNQDIDLTVISTLLTTSDPDRYVLYDEEGFETLIRYFTGLHSPDLGDLSVGKRYELYRDYCSTIQTDVLSEKLADATLQDAQEFVGTVTHSAECRYNFILRYLFRHTSRLEEFEDETSVFLDEIRTLPQAFLREQLEAYEGRQKIAKIRYDVLDAILDDASVDIDEIAARENANHEKNIMNSWDDYKILAQIYYNYAKDRVEAYIEDLLNYLRNEIDADQLSTHYVTYQGATNIPSTRSWAVLYPSVLGDHKSAYQLYIYFYPNEIEYGIDNGSDVPRKEYDDESFESEDEISIQSVVEAYRERLDTFWSWNEELIEEPDSAEYDELPWFETVEKHLQRKKQIVFHGPPGTGKTYGALNFAKWWIDRGLDEQDHFDGAVEDRLRMVTFHPTFSYEDFIEGITAKTRDGDLVYEPEAGVFKEMAEDAVEAYEDADSKADAPRYILIIDEVNRGNIPKIFGETITLIENDKRLGEPNEMRDELPHSEDRLVVPPNLYIIGTMNTADRSIALVDAAIRRRFRFRHFPPNYEVLYDELGFDGEQDVKTKASVEEGEDLGALSILALSAINERIRDSGNLGKGKQVGHSYLIGGTTDERLVESWKNEILPLLDEYYFGDMERLKEHIFDGGGESLFNWKEQRIADFDSDALRAALSELVGEDGEVE encoded by the coding sequence ATGGTTAATGTGGTTTCAGTAGGGGAATTCGACCTCGACGAAGGGGCTCTCCACGCGGCTGCCGATACGTACCTCGATTTCAGATCGACCGAGGAGGACCAGGGAACTCAGAATAGGGACCTTCTGGATAGCGTCCACTCGTGGGTCAATCAACACGACCTGACTGCGGATACGATATCGGAATACACGTCGGAATTAAGAGAAGCAACGGAAGATGATCACTCCACTCTATCAGAGGGAGACTTCGACGACCTGGAGGCGAAGGCAGCTGACGACGCTGGAACTTTCGTCGAGGACCTAGTAGCGCTATTCGAAGATGAGAGCTCACTCGAAGATCGTATTGAGCGATTCAGGACGAATCAGGATATAGATCTCACGGTCATTAGTACTCTCTTGACGACTTCCGACCCCGACCGATATGTACTGTACGACGAGGAAGGCTTTGAGACGCTCATTCGTTACTTCACTGGGTTGCACAGTCCCGATCTCGGCGATCTCTCTGTCGGGAAAAGATACGAGCTCTATCGGGACTACTGTTCAACAATCCAGACGGACGTTTTGAGCGAGAAACTCGCTGACGCCACGCTCCAAGACGCTCAAGAGTTCGTAGGTACTGTAACGCACTCGGCGGAATGTAGATACAACTTCATTCTCAGATACCTCTTCAGACACACTAGCCGGTTAGAGGAATTCGAGGACGAAACCTCTGTGTTCCTCGACGAAATTCGCACGCTACCACAGGCATTTCTCAGAGAACAGCTTGAGGCGTACGAAGGACGCCAGAAAATAGCCAAAATCCGGTACGATGTGCTCGATGCCATTCTTGACGATGCATCCGTAGATATCGACGAAATCGCCGCACGAGAGAATGCAAACCACGAGAAGAACATCATGAACTCGTGGGACGACTACAAGATCCTCGCTCAGATTTATTACAACTATGCCAAAGACCGTGTAGAGGCGTATATCGAGGATTTGCTCAATTATCTACGAAACGAGATAGACGCTGACCAACTGTCTACTCACTACGTCACCTACCAGGGCGCAACCAACATCCCGAGTACTCGCTCGTGGGCTGTTCTGTATCCGAGCGTTCTCGGAGATCACAAATCGGCATATCAACTGTACATCTATTTCTATCCCAACGAGATTGAATACGGGATCGATAACGGGAGCGACGTCCCTCGAAAGGAATACGATGACGAGTCGTTCGAGTCTGAAGACGAAATATCGATCCAGAGCGTGGTCGAAGCGTACAGAGAACGGTTGGACACGTTCTGGAGTTGGAACGAAGAACTGATCGAAGAACCGGACTCCGCCGAGTACGACGAGTTACCGTGGTTCGAGACCGTCGAAAAACATCTTCAGCGCAAGAAACAGATCGTTTTCCACGGCCCGCCAGGAACCGGGAAGACCTATGGAGCGCTCAACTTCGCCAAGTGGTGGATAGACAGGGGGCTGGACGAGCAAGATCACTTCGACGGCGCTGTCGAGGACCGCCTTCGGATGGTAACGTTCCATCCGACGTTTTCGTATGAGGATTTCATCGAGGGGATAACGGCGAAGACCCGTGACGGCGACCTCGTGTACGAACCCGAGGCTGGCGTGTTCAAGGAGATGGCTGAGGACGCCGTCGAGGCCTACGAAGACGCCGACTCGAAAGCAGATGCCCCCAGATACATCCTCATCATCGACGAAGTGAATCGGGGAAACATCCCAAAGATCTTCGGTGAGACGATCACCCTCATCGAGAACGACAAGCGACTCGGTGAGCCGAACGAGATGAGAGACGAGCTACCTCATTCAGAGGACCGGCTCGTAGTGCCCCCGAACCTCTACATCATCGGGACGATGAACACGGCCGATCGGTCAATCGCCCTCGTCGATGCCGCGATACGTCGGCGATTCCGATTTCGACACTTCCCGCCGAACTACGAAGTTCTGTACGATGAACTTGGCTTCGATGGTGAACAGGACGTCAAAACCAAGGCTTCAGTCGAGGAGGGAGAGGACCTCGGTGCTCTCTCGATTCTCGCACTCAGTGCTATCAACGAACGTATTCGGGACAGTGGGAACCTCGGGAAAGGCAAACAGGTTGGTCACTCCTACCTCATCGGTGGGACCACGGACGAGC
- a CDS encoding sacsin N-terminal ATP-binding-like domain-containing protein gives MLTLTGYRTHSDLIEYWEDEWQDLFDDVDVGERGRLQETFKDQTSLGESERAIAGDHQGREVIELLQNARDAIEKSDDDGRVYVGVCEDGLLVANTGDPFDFYKKKVERSATGIGKTSKGAGGTIGHKGVGLKSVLARGDAFEVWTRATDPHGDDRSLRVRFSRAYLTATVLTHLGICHEYGDSLTGFATGFDLPNSSVTPANEPAELDEPDSAEIGDLPLFRYPVPLSTDARLTPIARLAGELVEGVSNDGSGEGPLVEERLRGEFQTAVFIEYEDPEWRGLLKSMEYTPDHLSAPANPEDTWARIVGEQGHRGIGAETLVQLEQIDEVVIDPVFDTDGSRSRRRWDICRPDTNVISVANAAHERVFVDHSQGSATERREYDQFKSTTGDHETKLLVLRTVDGDLPPSQTLYPPYLYYPVENVDPVLPVCLHGRFEVTTNRQQLSENELSHNKKVFEEAIDLIADVAKATATAHLETGTAASALYPWILLPARPDETIVDKLNDGADPTNNPTTLLAWFRKATYECLASIECVPAVDEKTYVPDVASTLVHWDPIVLEGLESVYTAYDQVETTPAEPESVDLVPPPTQRSLDIATDLVDQFDLSTRLEYLLVDIFEERRTEASETDGVDDIVTDNWVRLLAEFLSRDESDTHIDENPHIVCPAGAARNLLHATARLFAPPESDRSVADRIESYESLNGVYLFPCRLGQGTEEDTAEDELLLVPVETRSSRTTSGGIKALSRTILWNTDAGESDLSPPPSSAGFSVYFMDREVEGREGVARLLSTVGKRWGVRDHKDEQLEYYRSLLDSFATDTTSITTPVQGPTIRPDALAFFANSVEGFDGKEMELGVGGYFQLNVVADALDSQELRSQMRRRLRLRQSCLACASDDWSPVQIQNTALSTAAQATLADEDDADWPVDDGRETSTARNEATPDVIGPNSELWERARTHDFLERDGAAADHAIATALSLLGVDVLPGINILASYSDAHPRTDRTVFHWDPRKWSTSNASSTVLKTRLDESVDYLAFLTGPGIHPAETGKHTSKGCQGRLQTGGDSRGAKLAGWIWLEEPDALTDDFLLSVLNRYAQALDDSLLWTGWYCDRDHTLRAWDETVPSLLNWQLRTRRWESLVDLPRNDIIRDRWDEHRQTLRYAVRASPDDRVSQLLPTIRPEDNPLPTVILDALSVKPISDLKAVEAADCLQKLQETLGPDDVSSDAQFQLRIPERLESHWRQTYTDLLQPIIDHLEKRDGDPVPGVEDLGLLTHLPIQNADTRLAVPITDILEAPDQDIRYLTDTSPKPWVENEVDRQGYRLLERPNSGAFSVLTQALDLEPVDADRPIIPTNELNIASDVLTRDLKQELHDRVDFIVAALEMTDETAIESKADDLRAAIDDLVIVRSLTREREAELFDARCRLYGSKDQPALAVNREHCGGSGEELRAGCAIGIALLFERIAKRDVIERALRQNPDDQLRREWRDRGFPIENVQDTLGNRAVHRLERRIASLDTLIGAIGHNPVERADELSDILDEPDPATVEWATQQFSTGTRGSRSKPESLSDTTADSIEAIASAYRSRIPDNLQPVPSWVVARAGEGYDSWCECIETTEQTSIETTKLIGWLDDNPQYITDVVLQGPIRDQWRRLAALIDRWHATDSDRFADEDWLTRELQAYGQLPAVNPADNITFGGESANQSSRHGSQSPTADGGTTARTLPRRWFYVASPEQLETDLLDPFIDYVERQTTGTEVRSIIEQFVVEGDLPTDTTTSGTKQRQREAFAGFKNQVTSLKTDEVLTDGTALVEDTAPVAASSGGGASGGGGTSYTGRGEQAEVYVMGQVLYRLQDWLTAGTPRSRLGTLLDEFSERYDAQLDSATPYKWHVQSRWNDELRPLFERGFDPSPYLDLSELSSTETELRNLPFIQLINVTQEQGPGFDVIDPFGPLSAPDYNSDGTLPFLPVEVKAVHDDRRFRFTTNEFRRCQAFVTAGIPYAIRLVEMPDADVQNWADQAKVVSEYLFGDHWLDPEQMLPGDENKTVSDAIAAHVRGGYLTLGPDQ, from the coding sequence GTGCTCACGCTGACTGGCTATCGAACGCACTCTGATCTGATCGAGTACTGGGAAGATGAGTGGCAGGATCTGTTCGACGATGTCGATGTCGGAGAGCGGGGACGACTTCAGGAGACGTTTAAAGACCAGACATCGTTAGGAGAGTCCGAACGGGCAATCGCTGGCGATCACCAAGGTCGCGAAGTCATCGAGTTGCTCCAGAACGCACGCGACGCTATCGAGAAAAGCGATGACGATGGACGCGTCTACGTGGGTGTCTGCGAGGACGGACTGCTTGTCGCGAACACTGGAGACCCATTCGATTTCTATAAAAAGAAGGTCGAACGGAGTGCGACGGGTATTGGGAAGACCTCGAAGGGTGCAGGCGGGACGATCGGTCACAAAGGTGTCGGGCTGAAATCGGTACTCGCACGGGGAGATGCCTTCGAAGTCTGGACCAGAGCGACAGACCCACACGGGGACGACCGCTCCCTTCGGGTTCGATTCAGTCGCGCATATCTCACTGCTACTGTTCTTACCCACCTTGGCATCTGCCACGAGTATGGAGACTCTCTAACTGGATTTGCCACTGGATTTGATCTCCCTAACTCTTCTGTGACGCCAGCCAACGAACCTGCGGAGCTTGACGAGCCTGACAGTGCCGAGATCGGAGACCTTCCGTTATTCCGGTATCCTGTGCCGCTATCGACCGATGCACGACTAACGCCGATTGCACGTCTAGCAGGAGAACTTGTCGAAGGCGTTTCTAATGATGGCTCCGGTGAGGGACCACTCGTTGAGGAGCGATTGCGAGGGGAATTCCAAACTGCGGTCTTTATTGAATACGAAGATCCCGAATGGCGGGGTTTACTCAAGTCGATGGAGTACACGCCGGATCACCTCTCCGCTCCGGCTAACCCGGAAGATACCTGGGCCCGAATTGTCGGCGAACAAGGACATCGTGGTATTGGGGCAGAGACACTCGTGCAACTGGAGCAGATCGATGAGGTCGTTATCGATCCGGTCTTCGATACCGACGGTAGCCGGTCACGCAGGCGGTGGGACATCTGCCGACCGGACACGAACGTGATTTCGGTTGCGAATGCTGCGCACGAACGTGTGTTCGTCGACCACAGCCAGGGGTCGGCGACAGAGCGTCGAGAATACGATCAATTCAAGTCGACGACTGGAGACCACGAAACGAAACTGCTGGTCCTGCGGACTGTCGACGGTGACCTCCCCCCGAGTCAAACGCTATACCCCCCATATCTCTACTACCCAGTGGAAAACGTGGACCCCGTGTTACCGGTTTGCCTCCACGGGCGCTTCGAAGTCACCACGAACCGGCAGCAACTCAGCGAGAACGAACTATCTCATAATAAGAAGGTCTTCGAAGAGGCAATCGACCTCATTGCGGACGTCGCGAAAGCAACTGCGACGGCGCATCTTGAGACGGGGACAGCTGCGAGTGCGCTCTATCCGTGGATATTGCTTCCCGCTCGACCGGACGAGACGATCGTAGACAAACTCAACGACGGTGCGGATCCGACGAATAATCCGACGACACTACTCGCTTGGTTCCGGAAGGCCACCTACGAATGCCTCGCCAGCATAGAATGTGTCCCTGCAGTCGACGAAAAGACGTACGTCCCCGATGTGGCATCCACCCTCGTTCACTGGGACCCGATCGTGCTCGAAGGACTCGAAAGCGTGTATACGGCCTACGATCAGGTGGAGACCACACCAGCGGAACCAGAGAGTGTCGACCTTGTCCCACCACCCACGCAGAGGAGTTTGGATATCGCGACTGATTTGGTCGACCAATTCGATCTGAGCACCCGCCTCGAATACCTCCTCGTCGATATCTTCGAAGAACGCCGCACGGAGGCTTCGGAAACCGATGGTGTCGACGACATAGTGACCGACAACTGGGTTCGACTTCTCGCGGAGTTTCTGTCCCGAGACGAGAGCGATACTCATATCGACGAGAATCCACACATCGTGTGTCCGGCAGGAGCAGCGAGGAACTTGCTTCACGCGACGGCCCGGTTATTCGCGCCACCGGAGAGTGATCGATCGGTAGCCGATCGGATCGAGTCCTACGAGTCACTCAACGGTGTCTATCTATTTCCGTGTCGACTCGGCCAAGGAACAGAGGAGGATACCGCCGAAGATGAGTTGCTGCTTGTTCCGGTCGAAACTCGCTCATCTCGCACCACGAGCGGCGGCATAAAGGCACTTTCCCGAACGATTCTCTGGAATACTGACGCTGGCGAGTCAGATCTCTCACCACCTCCGTCGAGTGCAGGATTCTCTGTGTATTTCATGGATCGGGAAGTAGAGGGCCGGGAAGGCGTTGCACGACTCCTTTCCACAGTCGGGAAACGGTGGGGGGTTCGTGATCATAAGGACGAACAACTCGAATACTACCGCTCCCTCCTCGACAGTTTCGCGACAGATACCACGTCAATTACAACGCCAGTACAGGGACCGACTATCCGCCCCGATGCACTCGCGTTCTTTGCTAACAGCGTCGAGGGATTTGACGGCAAAGAGATGGAGTTGGGCGTGGGCGGCTATTTTCAGTTGAACGTGGTCGCTGACGCACTCGACTCACAGGAACTCCGAAGCCAAATGCGACGGCGGCTTCGCCTCCGGCAGTCTTGTCTCGCCTGTGCTAGTGATGACTGGAGTCCAGTCCAGATCCAAAATACCGCACTTTCAACCGCTGCCCAAGCCACCCTCGCCGACGAGGACGACGCTGACTGGCCGGTCGACGATGGCAGGGAGACGTCCACAGCCCGAAACGAAGCGACTCCTGACGTAATCGGTCCGAACAGTGAGCTCTGGGAGCGAGCACGAACACACGACTTCCTCGAACGTGACGGCGCCGCGGCAGATCACGCCATCGCCACGGCGCTGTCCCTATTAGGCGTCGATGTCCTCCCTGGAATCAATATTCTCGCATCCTACAGTGACGCCCATCCACGGACCGACCGTACCGTCTTCCACTGGGACCCACGTAAGTGGTCAACCTCCAACGCCAGCAGCACGGTACTGAAGACACGTCTCGACGAGTCGGTTGACTATCTTGCGTTCCTTACGGGCCCCGGTATCCACCCAGCAGAGACCGGGAAGCACACGAGTAAGGGCTGCCAGGGACGCCTCCAAACCGGGGGGGACAGTAGAGGGGCGAAGCTTGCTGGGTGGATCTGGCTCGAGGAACCGGATGCACTTACCGACGACTTCCTCCTATCGGTTCTGAACCGATACGCCCAAGCGCTCGACGACTCGCTCCTGTGGACTGGCTGGTACTGCGATCGCGACCACACACTGCGTGCTTGGGACGAGACCGTCCCGAGCTTGTTGAATTGGCAACTCAGGACCCGTCGCTGGGAGAGCCTCGTCGATCTGCCACGTAATGACATCATCCGAGACCGATGGGACGAACACCGGCAGACGCTCCGCTATGCGGTCAGAGCCAGTCCCGACGACCGCGTCAGTCAGCTCCTCCCGACCATCAGACCAGAGGACAACCCCCTCCCCACAGTGATCCTCGACGCACTCAGTGTGAAACCGATCTCAGACCTGAAAGCCGTCGAAGCTGCAGACTGTCTTCAGAAACTTCAGGAAACGCTGGGCCCGGATGACGTTTCGTCTGACGCACAATTCCAGCTTCGGATTCCTGAACGTCTCGAGTCCCACTGGCGCCAGACGTATACGGACCTCCTGCAACCCATCATCGATCATCTTGAAAAGCGGGATGGCGACCCAGTCCCCGGGGTGGAAGATCTCGGTCTTCTGACCCACCTCCCTATTCAAAATGCAGACACCCGACTTGCCGTCCCAATCACCGACATTCTCGAAGCGCCCGATCAGGATATCCGGTATCTCACTGACACCTCCCCAAAACCATGGGTCGAAAACGAGGTTGACCGTCAGGGATATCGCCTCCTCGAACGCCCGAATAGCGGTGCGTTTTCAGTCCTCACTCAGGCACTGGATCTAGAGCCTGTAGACGCTGACCGACCTATTATCCCCACAAACGAACTAAACATCGCATCTGACGTACTGACTCGTGACCTCAAACAAGAGCTTCACGACCGCGTTGACTTCATCGTCGCTGCGCTTGAAATGACTGATGAGACGGCTATTGAGAGCAAGGCCGATGACCTTCGGGCAGCCATCGATGACCTTGTTATCGTGCGGTCTCTGACACGCGAGCGGGAAGCTGAACTGTTTGATGCCAGGTGTCGGTTGTACGGGTCGAAAGATCAGCCCGCGCTCGCTGTGAACCGTGAACACTGCGGCGGGAGTGGTGAGGAACTGCGCGCTGGATGTGCTATCGGTATCGCGTTATTGTTCGAACGGATTGCCAAACGAGATGTCATCGAACGGGCGCTCCGACAGAATCCTGATGACCAACTCCGACGTGAATGGCGAGATCGTGGATTCCCAATCGAAAATGTCCAAGACACGCTCGGTAATCGGGCTGTCCACAGACTCGAACGGCGGATAGCCTCTCTGGATACCCTGATCGGTGCCATCGGCCACAATCCAGTAGAACGGGCCGACGAACTCAGTGACATCCTTGATGAGCCGGACCCAGCCACAGTCGAATGGGCTACCCAACAATTCAGCACTGGTACACGGGGCTCTCGCTCAAAGCCTGAATCGCTGTCCGACACAACTGCTGACTCGATAGAGGCCATTGCAAGTGCGTATCGGAGCCGAATCCCAGATAACCTCCAGCCGGTACCGAGCTGGGTCGTCGCTCGCGCAGGCGAGGGCTACGACTCCTGGTGTGAGTGCATCGAAACAACTGAGCAAACGTCAATCGAGACCACCAAACTCATCGGGTGGCTCGACGATAACCCCCAATACATCACAGACGTCGTTCTACAGGGGCCGATTCGCGATCAGTGGCGACGCCTCGCTGCACTCATTGACCGCTGGCACGCAACCGATTCGGACCGCTTCGCAGACGAAGACTGGCTCACACGAGAACTCCAAGCGTACGGTCAGTTACCGGCCGTCAATCCCGCAGACAACATCACGTTCGGTGGAGAGTCGGCTAACCAGTCGAGCAGGCACGGAAGTCAGTCCCCCACTGCCGACGGCGGCACGACGGCCCGTACCCTTCCTCGACGCTGGTTCTACGTTGCGTCACCCGAACAGCTAGAAACTGATCTTCTCGACCCGTTCATCGACTACGTTGAGCGGCAGACGACGGGTACTGAAGTTAGATCGATTATTGAGCAATTTGTCGTTGAAGGAGACCTCCCCACAGACACCACCACGTCGGGTACGAAACAAAGACAGCGCGAAGCTTTCGCTGGCTTCAAAAACCAAGTGACATCCCTGAAAACTGACGAAGTCTTAACTGATGGAACGGCTCTCGTCGAAGACACAGCTCCCGTTGCAGCATCATCTGGTGGTGGTGCCAGTGGCGGTGGTGGCACCTCGTACACCGGCCGCGGTGAACAGGCGGAAGTCTACGTGATGGGTCAAGTCCTGTATCGCCTTCAGGACTGGTTGACAGCAGGAACGCCGCGATCACGGTTAGGAACGCTGCTCGACGAATTCTCCGAGCGGTACGACGCACAGCTCGATTCGGCAACTCCGTACAAGTGGCACGTCCAGTCTCGTTGGAACGACGAACTTCGTCCACTGTTCGAACGGGGTTTCGATCCAAGCCCGTATCTCGACCTTTCAGAACTCTCTTCGACAGAAACGGAGCTCCGGAATCTCCCGTTTATTCAGTTAATCAACGTAACCCAGGAACAGGGGCCCGGATTCGACGTGATAGACCCATTCGGACCTCTATCGGCTCCAGACTACAACTCCGATGGGACTCTTCCCTTCTTACCTGTTGAGGTGAAAGCAGTCCACGACGACCGTCGATTCAGGTTCACGACTAACGAATTTCGACGTTGTCAGGCCTTCGTTACTGCCGGCATCCCCTACGCAATTCGGCTCGTAGAAATGCCCGACGCAGACGTACAGAACTGGGCAGACCAGGCGAAGGTCGTTTCCGAATACCTATTTGGCGACCACTGGTTGGATCCCGAGCAAATGCTCCCTGGCGACGAAAATAAAACTGTTTCGGACGCAATCGCAGCGCACGTTAGGGGCGGTTATCTTACCCTCGGTCCGGATCAGTAG